The DNA sequence TTATTGCACAAATTTTATGGCTGGCATGCTTCAACAATAAAAAAAAACCCCTGACCGGGCAAGCCCGAACAGGGGTTATATCAGCAAGGGAATTTATCTTTGATAAAAGACCTTGCTTCAGCAAATGCTTCTTAACTACTTATATTCCGGCATCTCATCAAACTGCAGATACTTGTAGATTGCCTCTTTCTTCGGCTCGACCTTCTCCTTGTAAACTGCCATGAACTCGGCAACGGTAGGGAGCTTGCCCATGGTGGCGGTAACTGCGCCCAGCTCGGCGGAACCGAGGAACACCTTGGCGCCATCGCCGATACGGTCGTCGAAGTTACGGGTCGAGGTGGAGAACATATTGACCCCATCGGGTACGCGAGCCTGGTTGCCCATGCAGAGTGAGCAGCCAGCGATCTCGATCCTGGCACCAAAGGCGCTGTAGACCGAGAAGTAGGCCTCGTCCTTGAGCTTCTGCTGATCCATGCGGGTCGGCGGGCAGATCCAGGTACGAACGCCCGGATTGAACTTCAGGCCACGCCAGATCTCGGCAGCAGCGCGGAAGTGACCGATGTTGGTCATGCAGGAACCGAGGAAGATGTCCTGGATCGGGGTGCCGGCAACTTCGGAGAGGAGCTTGACATCGTCCGGATCGTTCGGACAGGCGAGGATCGGCTCGGTGATCTCTGCGAGATCGATCTCGATCACGTCGGCATAAGCACCGGTGGCCTGGGCGTTCTTGTCGGCCTCAAGCAGTTCCGGCTTGGCGAGCCAGGCATTGACCGCGTCGATCCGGTTCTGCAGGGTCTTGGCGTCCTGGTAGCCGTCCTTGATCATCTGCTTCATCAGCGCCACGTTGGAACGGAGGTAGGTGGCCACGCTCTCTTTGGAGAGCTGGATGCAGCCAGCTGCTGCAGAACGCTCGGCAGCGGCATCAGTCAGTTCGAATGCCTGCTCCACGGTCAGGTCAGGAAGCCCTTCCATTTCGAGGATGCGGCCATTGAAGATATTGATCTTGTTCTTCTTGGGTACAGTCAGTTTGCCCTGCTTGATAGCCCAGAATGGAATGGCGTTGACCACGTCGCGCAGGGTGATGCCCGGATTGAGCTTACCCTTGAAGCGAACCAGGACCGATTCCGGCATGTCGAGCGGCATGAAGCCCATGGCGCCGGCAAAGGCAACCAGGCCGGAACCTGCCGGGAAGGAGATGCCGATCGGGAAGCGGGTGTGGGAGTCGCCGCCGGTACCTACAGTGTCAGGGAGCAGCAGGCGGTTCAACCATGAGTGGATAACGCCGTCGCCCGGCTTCAGAGGTACGCCGCCACGGTCGGTGATGAACTTGGGGAGATTCTTGTGCATCTTCACGTCAGCCGGCTTCGGATAGGCGGCTGTGTGGCAGAACGACTGCATGAACATCGGCGACAGGAACTTGAGGCAGGCCAGTTCCTTGAGCTCGTCGGCAGTCATCGGGCCGGTGGTGTCCTGGGAACCGACGGTGGTCATCTTCGGCTCGCAGGCAGTACCCGGAAGGACACCGGTTACGCCGCAGGCCTTGCCGACCATCTTCTGGGCCAGGGAGTAACCCTGATCAGCCTTGGCAACCGGATTGACCGGCAGAGTAAAGACATCTGTCGCACCAAGACCAAGCGCCTTGCGAGCCCTGTCAGTTACAGCGCGGCCTATGATCAGCGGGATGCGGCCACCGGCGCGGTACTCGTCGGCCAGGGTATTGGGGGAAATTTTGAAGGTGGAGATGACCTCACCCTTGTCGTTGGAGATCTCGCCCTTGCTGGCGTTGATGGTGATGATGTCGCCATCATTCATCTTGGTAACATCTGCCTTGAGCGGCAGTGCGCCGGAGTCCTGGGCGGTATTGAAGAAGATCGGGGCAATTACGCCGCCGATGATAACGCCAGCGGTCTTCTTGTTAGGTACACAGGGGATATCCTGGCCCATGTGCCAAAGAACCGAGT is a window from the Geoanaerobacter pelophilus genome containing:
- the acnB gene encoding bifunctional aconitate hydratase 2/2-methylisocitrate dehydratase produces the protein MIEAYLAHEAERKAQGIPALPLNPEQTADLCKLLEAPPAGKEEFLLNLLKERVSPGVDPAAEVKAAFLAEILKGTKKSPLVSKVDAVRILGTMIGGYNVGPLVDALKDAELAEEAACALSGMTLVYDGFDKVVELSKSNASAMKVLQSWANAEWFTKRPGVPETIKVKVFKVEGEINTDDFSPAGDAWSRPDIPLHALAMGKTRFPNRLKDIADWRAAGHQVAFVGDVVGTGSSRKSACNSVLWHMGQDIPCVPNKKTAGVIIGGVIAPIFFNTAQDSGALPLKADVTKMNDGDIITINASKGEISNDKGEVISTFKISPNTLADEYRAGGRIPLIIGRAVTDRARKALGLGATDVFTLPVNPVAKADQGYSLAQKMVGKACGVTGVLPGTACEPKMTTVGSQDTTGPMTADELKELACLKFLSPMFMQSFCHTAAYPKPADVKMHKNLPKFITDRGGVPLKPGDGVIHSWLNRLLLPDTVGTGGDSHTRFPIGISFPAGSGLVAFAGAMGFMPLDMPESVLVRFKGKLNPGITLRDVVNAIPFWAIKQGKLTVPKKNKINIFNGRILEMEGLPDLTVEQAFELTDAAAERSAAAGCIQLSKESVATYLRSNVALMKQMIKDGYQDAKTLQNRIDAVNAWLAKPELLEADKNAQATGAYADVIEIDLAEITEPILACPNDPDDVKLLSEVAGTPIQDIFLGSCMTNIGHFRAAAEIWRGLKFNPGVRTWICPPTRMDQQKLKDEAYFSVYSAFGARIEIAGCSLCMGNQARVPDGVNMFSTSTRNFDDRIGDGAKVFLGSAELGAVTATMGKLPTVAEFMAVYKEKVEPKKEAIYKYLQFDEMPEYK